From a single Equus asinus isolate D_3611 breed Donkey chromosome 2, EquAss-T2T_v2, whole genome shotgun sequence genomic region:
- the LOC106833330 gene encoding olfactory receptor 4K1-like, translating into MSVVTDFILLGLSSSRELQLSLFFIFSVFYGAAMLGNIFIILVVITDSRLHSPMYFLLSNLSFIDMCQATFATPKMIADFLSEHKTITFQGCMSQVFCLHVFGGSEMVLLVAMAYDRYIAICKPLHYMTIMSRRVCTVLVGVSWTIGILHSASHLVFTVNLPFCGPNKVDNFFYDLPLVLKLACLDTYVLEILVLVNSGLLSLICFLFLLISYTIILVTVHHQASGGMSKALSTLSAHITVVVLFFGPLIFIYIWPFESFPIDKFISVCFTVFTPFLNPMIYTLRNKDVKEAMKKLRNRHVAPY; encoded by the exons ATGTCAGTCGTTACTGACTTCATTTTATTGGGTCTCTCTAGCTCTCGAGAACTCCAACTCtcccttttctttatcttctctgtGTTTTATGGAGCTGCAATGTTGGGAAACATCTTTATCATCCTCGTAGTAATTACAGACTCTCGCTTGCATTCTCCAATGTACTTTCTTCTTAGCAATCTCTCCTTCATTGACATGTGTCAGGCTACATTTGCCACTCCCAAGATGATTGCAGACTTCCTCAGTGAACACAAGACCATCACCTTTCAGGGATGCATGTCACAAGTATTTTGCTTGCATGTTTTTGGGGGTAGTGAGATGGTGCTTCTTGTTGCCATGGCCTATGATAGATACATTGCTATATGCAAACCTTTGCACTACATGACCATCATGAGCCGAAGAGTGTGCACTGTTCTGGTGGGGGTCTCCTGGACCATTGGCATCCTGCACTCAGCCAGCCACCTGGTGTTCACAGTCAATCTTCCTTTCTGTGGACCCAACAAGGTAGACAACTTTTTCTATGACCTTCCTCTTGTGCTCAAACTTGCCTGTTTAGACACATATGTTTTAGAGATCCTGGTGCTCGTCAACAGTGGTCTGCTCTCACtcatctgtttcctctttttgcttatttcttaCACCATCATCCTTGTTACTGTCCATCACCAAGCTTCTGGTGGGATGTCCAAGGCACTTTCCACCCTGTCTGCCCATATCACTGTTGTGGTTCTCTTCTTTGGTCCATTAATCTTCATCTATATTTGGCCCTTTGAAAGCTTCCCAATTGATAAATTTATCTCTGTGTGTTTTACTGTCTTCACTCCTTTCCTCAATCCCATGATTTACACACTGAGGAATAAAGATGTAAAGGAAGCCATGAAGAAACTAAGGAATCGACATGTGG CTCCATATTGA